A single window of Lutzomyia longipalpis isolate SR_M1_2022 chromosome 1, ASM2433408v1 DNA harbors:
- the LOC129794140 gene encoding replication factor C subunit 1, with protein sequence MSKDIRSYFSISLKASGSGKAPTSKNVPERPSKGRKKKLVVSSDEDEVVPPTPEPPKKLKREKSREKLVKRRRVIESDDEDSKQKDAKPNLKKLKKEKSSEPDVPKKVVNSFSEMYNNKPVEMVFKKKKTPQKSVDALFESDDEFNQVAGMLDENDGGEKKLRKSKTPQKTNEKEKETAKKIPKKKLDESDFHSDEEFVKTVKNLDVVNGRHKTPKKTPKKDANENVPKSSGKKHKSGEKRSKPVEKAAKSVEKAPKSVEKSSRSAKKDSKASEKHSKALDKVSKSLDYAESSSKASQKADKTPKSTEKPHKTTEKPHKTIEKLEKASKSTEKLPKSAEKRHKTPEKTPKSTEKSKKHAENATTALKAETKAPETEAAATPEDKKKLAAIMYQKFHNRTSCINPGSKEVPQGAPNCLAGLSFIITGILESLQREEATQLIKDLGGRVMGNVSKKTDYVVLGEEAGPAKLKKIEEFSTKKLTEDGLFDLIREKSAGKIKMEDKKTPGSSAGKRKSAEPGEAGGKRVKKEEEAVKVDLNVTGSVGGKLPWVDKYAPSTSKQIIGQQGAASNLVKLTNWLTKWYSNHDGTKKLQRPSPWAKSDDGAFFKAALLSGPPGVGKTTTATLVCRELGFDVVEFNASDTRSKRLLKEQVSELLSNKSLFGFCHNAKVAVSKKHVLLMDEVDGMAGNEDRGGIQELIALIKDSSVPIICMCNDRNHQKMRSLVNYCYDLRFQRPRAEQIKGAMMSVCFKEKLKLAPGVLDEIIASTNHDVRQTLNILSMLNAKKSDSGIDAGGQSSKKDLKLGPWDVVRKVFSAEEQRKMSIQDRSDLFFHDYSIGPLFVQENYLSVTPRGIPKNYAIFHAAEAADSLSLGDLVDRRIRSNMAWSLLPTQAIFSSVLPGYYMQGFFTGQIEFPGWLGKNSKRNKRMRLAQEINDHIRITASGSRESVCMDYAPNLLAAIVNPLKEKGSEGVPDAINVMKKYRLLREDIEGLVELSVYPGKKNPLDGIDGKVKAALTRTYNKEVCPFVYSANAATKKKKAGGAADADEMMEGEDGEEVQHQSDEEEDDKIDNDALIKAKKRAPAKAKKEEPVASTSKGSTAKKGASSSKGKSSGKSKKK encoded by the exons ATGTCAAAG GATATTCGCTCCTATTTCTCCATATCTCTCAAAGCGTCTGGTTCTGGAAAAGCCCCCACAAGTAAAAATGTTCCGGAAAGACCATCAAAGGGGAGGAAAAAGAAACTTGTTGTTTCCAGTGATGAGGATGAAGTTGTACCTCCAACTCCGGAGCCACCAAAGAAGCTAAAACGTGAAAAATCCCGAGAAAAGCTGGTGAAGAGAAGAAGGGTTATTGAATCCGATGATGAGGATAGCAAGCAAAAGGATGCAAAACCCAATCTTAAGAAGCTCAAGAAGGAGAAGAGCTCTGAACCGGATGTCCCGAAGAAGGTTGTCAATTCCTTCAGTGAAATGTACAACAATAAGCCGGTGGAGATGGttttcaagaagaagaaaactcccCAGAAATCTGTTGATGCGCTCTTTGAGTCCGACGATGAGTTCAATCAAGTCGCTGGCATGCTAGATGAGAATGATGGTGGAGAGAAGAAGCTGAGAAAGTCCAAAACTCCCCAGAAAActaatgaaaaggaaaaggaaacTGCGAAGAAGATTCCCAAGAAGAAACTCGATGAAAGTGATTTCCATTCTGATGAGGAATTTGTGAAGACAGTCAAGAATCTCGATGTGGTCAATGGGAGACATAAAACACCCAAAAAGACCCCCAAGAAGGATGCAAATGAGAATGTTCCTAAATCTTCCGGGAAGAAACACAAATCTGGGGAGAAGCGTTCAAAACCAGTAGAAAAAGCTGCAAAATCTGTTGAGAAGGCTCCTAAATCcgttgaaaaatcttcaaggtCAGCTAAAAAGGATTCCAAAGCATCAGAAAAGCATTCAAAGGCATTAGATAAGGTTTCTAAATCACTTGATTATGCGGAATCATCATCAAAGGCATCACAAAAGGCCGATAAAACCCCGAAAAGTACAGAAAAGCCCCACAAAACTACAGAAAAGCCCCACAAAACTATAGAAAAACTCGAAAAGGCTTCAAAGTCTACAGAAAAACTTCCCAAGAGTGCGGAGAAACGTCACAAAACTCCGGAAAAaaccccaaaatccactgaaaaatcaaagaagcaTGCTGAGAATGCCACAACTGCCCTCAAAGCAGAAACAAAGGCTCCCGAAACTGAGGCAGCTGCCACTCCGGAGGATAAGAAGAAATTGGCAGCAATTATGTATCAGAAATTCCACAATCGCACCTCCTGCATCAATCCTGGGAGCAAGGAAGTCCCCCAGGGAGCACCAAATTGTCTCGCGGGGCTGAGTTTTATTATTACGGGTATTCTGGAGTCTCTGCAGCGTGAGGAGGCAACACAGTTAATTAAGGATCTCGGGGGACGCGTGATGGGGAATGTTTCAAAGAAAACGGATTATGTTGTGCTGGGAGAAGAGGCTGGACCggcaaaattaaagaaaatcgaaGAGTTCTCCACGAAGAAGCTCACCGAAGATGGGTTATTTGATCTCATCCGGGAGAAGAGTGCTGGGAAGATTAAAATGGAAGATAAGAAAACTCCCGGAAGCTCTGCAGGGAAGAGAAAATCCGCTGAACCAGGTGAAGCTGGAGGGAAGAGGGTGAAAAAGGAGGAAGAAGCGGTGAAAGTTGATCTCAATGTGACAGGAAGTGTGGGAGGGAAGCTTCCATGGGTCGATAAGTATGCCCCATCGACGTCCAAGCAGATCATTGGGCAGCAGGGAGCTGCAAGTAATCTCGTAAAGCTCACAAATTGGCTGACAAAATGGTACTCAAATCACGATGGAACGAAGAAACTTCAGCGCCCGAGTCCGTGGGCAAAGTCCGATGATGGAGCTTTCTTCAAGGCTGCCCTGCTGTCCGGACCACCGGGTGTGGGCAAGACGACAACAGCTACACTCGTGTGCCGTGAATTGGGCTTCGATGTTGTGGAATTCAATGCATCAGATACGAGATCGAAGCGCCTGCTGAAGGAACAAGTGTCGGAGCTTCTGTCCAATAAATCCCTCTTCGGCTTCTGCCACAATGCCAAGGTGGCTGTGTCCAAGAAGCACGTCCTGCTTATGGATGAAGTGGATGGAATGGCTGGGAATGAGGATCGTGGGGGCATTCAGGAGCTCATTGCACTCATCAAGGACTCCTCCGTGCCAATTATTTGCATGTGTAACGACAGGAATCATCAGAAGATGCGCTCCCTGGTGAACTATTGCTACGATCTCCGTTTCCAGCGACCACGTGCGGAGCAGATCAAGGGCGCCATGATGTCGGTGTGCTTCAAGGAGAAACTCAAACTAGCTCCGGGAGTTCTGGATGAGATTATTGCCTCCACAAATCATGACGTCCGTCAAACACTCAACATCCTGTCAATGCTCAATGCCAAGAAGAGTGATTCAGGCATCGATGCTGGTGGTCAGAGTTCCAAAAAGGATCTCAAGCTG GGCCCATGGGATGTTGTCCGGAAGGTCTTTTCGGCTGAGGAACAACGAAAGATGTCAATTCAGGATAGGAGTGATCTCTTCTTCCATGACTACAGTATTGGACCACTATTTGTCCAGGAAAACTACCTCTCAGTCACTCCAAGGGGAATCCCGAAGAACTATGCAATCTTCCACGCTGCCGAAGCTGCGGATTCCCTGAGTTTGGGCGATTTGGTTGATCGACGCATTCGCTCCAATATGGCATGGTCACTCCTTCCCACGCAGGCAATCTTCAGCTCTGTCCTCCCTGGGTACTACATGCAGGGCTTCTTTACGGGACAAATTGAATTCCCCGGATGGCTGGGCAAGAACTCCAAGCGCAACAAACGCATGCGTTTGGCTCAGGAGATAAATGATCACATCCGGATTACAGCTTCAGGATCACGGGAGAGTGTATGCATGGACTATGCTCCCAATCTCCTGGCAGCTATTGTTAATCCACTAAAAGAGAAGGGATCAGAAGGTGTTCCTGATGCTATAAATGTGATGAAGAAGTATCGTCTACTGCGTGAGGACATTGAGGGACTTGTGGAGCTCTCAGTGTATCCCGGAAAGAAGAATCCCTTGGATGGGATTGATGGGAAAGTCAAAGCAGCACTAACGAGGACCTACAACAAGGAAGTCTGTCCCTTTGTCTACTCAGCGAATGCAGcaacgaagaagaagaaagctGGAGGAGCTGCAGATGCGGATGAAATGATGGAGGGAGAGGATGGAGAAGAAGTTCAGCATCAGTCAGATGAGGAGGAAgatgataaaattgataatgaTGCCCTGATAAAAGCCAAAAAGAGAGCTCCGGCAAAAGCAAAGAAGGAAGAACCCGTTGCATCAACCTCAAAAGGCTCCACAGCTAAAAAGGGGGCCTCCAGCTCGAAAGGAAAGTCCTCCGGAAAgtctaagaaaaaataa